From the Deinococcus roseus genome, the window GGCAGGGCAGTTTCAGGAAGCCCTTCAGCATGGGCAGGGCCTGACTGTGGACCATGTGCTGGTCCAGTCACTTGGTGGATGAGGACACAGGGGGCAGCGCAGAGATGCGTTTCTGGAACATCCCCCTGATCCAGCTCAGGAGCAGGCCCCCCAGCGAAGGGAGGGAGGGGCGGGCGCACAGGTCTTCTTCCAGCAGGGGGAGGTCGCAGTCACACAGGGCGTTCCAGTTTTCCATCTCGGTGCGGTGGATCATTCGGTTGGGAAGCATGCGGCCACTGTACGGGCCGGGCGCAACAACAGCGCAACAGCATGCAAGACGTCAAACCAGCCGCTCGACTGCCGGTGCATGGGGCCTGCGCAAAATGAAACGCTCTGCATAAGGCACCCCCACCTCCATGCCCATGCGCTTCCTTTCAGCGGTGAGGTCGGTGCCCCTGTACGGCCAGCCATAACATGCGGCGTACAGGTCGTAAGCTTTTTCGGCTTTCAGGACGGCCTCCTCAGCCAGAGAGACATGCACCAGCGGCCATGGGCTTTTGATGTCGTCGTACATGGCGTACTGGTAAAAGCGCACCGGTTTGCGGACTGGCTGCAGGTCTTCGCGTCCTGCCTCGTCCAGCACGGCGTGCAGTCTGGAAAAAGTGATGGCATCATAAGCACTTCTGGCAGTGGCCCGGTGGTCTGGGTGGGCGGCTCCAAAAACACTGGTTTCGTCCCA encodes:
- a CDS encoding PIG-L deacetylase family protein is translated as MNIVAVFPHMDDEIGCAATLAHHALQGDQVTVVWTTAGEMASHFRGMAREETCRIRQKQAREVCSILGLQGRFLDFGDTRVSASREETVQLAVQYAELQPDAILTWDETSVFGAAHPDHRATARSAYDAITFSRLHAVLDEAGREDLQPVRKPVRFYQYAMYDDIKSPWPLVHVSLAEEAVLKAEKAYDLYAACYGWPYRGTDLTAERKRMGMEVGVPYAERFILRRPHAPAVERLV